One Molothrus ater isolate BHLD 08-10-18 breed brown headed cowbird chromosome 4, BPBGC_Mater_1.1, whole genome shotgun sequence genomic window carries:
- the GPR78 gene encoding G-protein coupled receptor 78, producing MDLAGVLLALLLVLVLVVSLLSNLLVLLCFVYSTEIRKQVAGVFLVNLSFCNLLLTVLNMPFTLLGILRNQQPLGGCVCKAVGFLETFLTSNTMLSMAALSIDKWIAVVFPLSYTSKMRYKDAVILMGYSWLHSLTFPLVSLFYSWVDYNSVYASCTLHLKEETERRRFTVFTIVFHSTSFMLSLVILCFTYLKVLKVARFHCKRIDIITMQTLVLLVDIHPSVKQRCLNEQKRRRQRATKKISIFIGSFVICFGPYIITRLIELIPFVTINYYWGIISKCLTYSKAASDPFVYSLLRQQYKKVLINIVNRILKRDLYPSSGYNSSLDTENDYCLHRTN from the exons ATGGACTTGGCAGGCGTGCTGCTGGCGCTGCTCCTCGTGCTGGTGCTGGTTGTCTCTCTGCTCTCCAACCTCCTGGTGCTGCTATGCTTCGTCTACAGTACGGAGATCCGCAAGCAGGTCGCCGGGGTTTTCCTGGTGAACTTATCCTTCTGCAACCTGCTCCTCACCGTTCTGAACATGCCTTTTACCCTGCTGGGCATCCTGAGGAACCAGCAACCCCTCGGGGGCTGCGTCTGCAAGGCGGTGGGTTTCCTGGAAACTTTCCTGACTTCCAACACAATGCTGAGCATGGCAGCGCTCAGCATCGACAAATGGATTGCCGTGGTGTTCCCCCTAAGCTACACCAGCAAGATGCGATATAAGGACGCTGTGATACTGATGGGCTACTCGTGGCTCCACTCCCTCACGTTCCCCTTGGTATCCTTGTTTTACTCATGGGTAGATTACAACAGCGTTTACGCCTCTTGCACCTTACACCTGAAGGAAGAGACGGAGAGGAGAAGGTTTACAGTGTTCACCATTGTCTTTCACTCCACCAGTTTCATGCTGTCTCTGGTGATCTTGTGTTTCACCTATTTAAAGGTGTTGAAAGTTGCCCGGTTCCACTGCAAGCGGATAGACATTATTACCATGCAGACTCTGGTTTTGCTGGTGGATATCCACCCCAG TGTGAAGCAGCGCTGTCTGAACgagcagaaaaggaggaggcAGCGGGCTACCaagaaaatcagtatttttataGGGTCGTTCGTGATCTGTTTTGGTCCTTACATTATCACCAG GTTGATAGAGCTCATTCCTTTTGTTACCATAAATTACTACTGGGGAATTATAAGCAAGTGCCTCACCTACAGTAAGGCTGCATCAGATCCATTTGTTTACTCACTTTTACGTCAACAGTACAAAAAAGTTCTGATCAACATCGTCAACAGGATACTGAAGAGGGACCTGTATCCCTCATCAGGGTACAACAGTTCTCTCGACACTGAAAACGATTACTGCTTGCACAGAACAAACTGA